From a region of the Corallococcus coralloides DSM 2259 genome:
- a CDS encoding YajQ family cyclic di-GMP-binding protein, translated as MPSFDVISKIDLAELDNAVNQTRKELSTRYDFQGVKAEIDIAPDHSALTLKTNSEEKLQAAKEVLLGKLAKRGISLRVLEFGDIEKTGLSNVKQPIKLQQGIPVEKSKELIKVLKESKLKVQGSIQADQLRVTGKNRDDLQEAMALFRKEQDRLSLDMQFTNFRD; from the coding sequence ATGCCCTCCTTCGACGTCATCTCCAAAATCGATCTGGCTGAGCTCGACAACGCGGTCAATCAGACCCGCAAGGAGCTCAGCACCCGCTACGACTTCCAGGGCGTAAAGGCTGAAATCGACATCGCCCCGGATCATTCCGCGCTCACGCTGAAGACCAACAGCGAGGAGAAGCTCCAGGCCGCCAAGGAGGTCCTGCTCGGCAAGCTGGCCAAGCGCGGCATCAGCCTGCGCGTCCTGGAGTTCGGCGACATCGAAAAGACGGGCCTGTCCAACGTCAAGCAGCCCATCAAGCTCCAGCAGGGCATCCCGGTGGAGAAGTCCAAGGAGCTGATCAAGGTCCTCAAGGAGTCGAAGCTCAAGGTGCAGGGCTCCATCCAGGCGGATCAGCTCCGCGTCACGGGCAAGAACCGGGACGACCTGCAGGAGGCCATGGCGCTGTTCCGCAAGGAGCAGGACCGCCTCAGCCTGGACATGCAGTTCACCAACTTCCGCGACTAG
- a CDS encoding ribonuclease J — translation MLHVIPLGGLGEIGLNAMVLACRGEMLLIDAGLMFPSSGMPGVDIIVPDFTHLQRNAAQLKGVLLTHGHEDHIGALPYLLGDVPVPIYGTRFTLALARQRLEELGVKADLREVEPRTPFPVGSVFSVEATRVTHTVPDAVGFIVRSPEGTVIHTGDFKLDPDPIDGLKTDLERWGEAGDEGVLCLLSDSTNSEHVDETGSERVVQTTFERLFHETKGRIVVAQFSSNLHRIRHLLDLCERTGRLVALQGRSMVRNVELAREMGYLDVPDSLFVHLDNVPKLAPHRVAVLTTGAQGEPRAGLTQLANGDGPVRLEPGDTVIVSARPIPGNERSVGALLDQLHWRGARIVYAQVEPGVHVSGHASRPQQRRVLELIRPRNFIPVHGEVRHLHRHLTTAREAGMAAEGLLLAHDGDVVTFEEGRGRFTGSVPSGRLMMERSGDGVVTPETLVERNRLAETGVVAAAVVLRRDTQALVAGPQLSGQGLSPDEQGVLARVAQDARAFFEELNPLLRGDDALVREELTKAVKRAFKQHTSRRTLVVPLVVRV, via the coding sequence ATGCTCCACGTCATCCCTCTGGGCGGCCTTGGCGAAATCGGCCTCAACGCCATGGTGCTCGCCTGTCGTGGGGAGATGCTGCTCATCGACGCCGGCCTGATGTTCCCCTCGTCGGGAATGCCCGGCGTGGACATCATCGTCCCGGACTTCACGCACCTGCAGCGCAACGCGGCCCAGCTCAAGGGCGTGCTCCTCACGCACGGGCACGAGGACCACATCGGCGCGCTCCCCTACCTGCTGGGCGACGTGCCCGTCCCCATCTACGGCACGCGCTTCACGCTCGCGCTCGCGCGTCAGCGCCTGGAGGAACTGGGCGTGAAGGCGGACCTGCGCGAAGTCGAGCCGCGCACGCCCTTCCCCGTGGGCAGCGTCTTCAGCGTGGAGGCCACGCGCGTGACGCACACCGTGCCGGACGCGGTGGGCTTCATCGTGCGCTCGCCCGAAGGCACCGTCATCCACACCGGCGACTTCAAGCTGGACCCCGACCCCATCGACGGCCTCAAGACGGACCTGGAGCGCTGGGGCGAGGCGGGCGACGAAGGCGTGCTGTGCCTGCTGTCGGACTCCACCAACTCCGAGCACGTGGACGAGACCGGCAGCGAGCGCGTGGTGCAGACCACCTTCGAGCGCCTCTTCCACGAGACGAAGGGCCGCATCGTCGTGGCCCAGTTCTCCTCCAACCTCCACCGCATCCGGCACCTCCTGGACCTGTGCGAGCGCACTGGCCGGCTCGTCGCGCTCCAGGGCCGCAGCATGGTGCGCAACGTGGAGCTGGCGCGGGAGATGGGCTACCTGGACGTGCCCGACTCGCTCTTCGTGCACCTGGACAACGTGCCCAAGCTCGCGCCCCACCGCGTGGCGGTGCTCACCACGGGCGCGCAAGGCGAACCGCGCGCGGGCCTCACCCAGCTGGCGAATGGGGATGGGCCCGTGCGCCTGGAGCCCGGCGACACCGTCATCGTCAGCGCCCGGCCCATCCCCGGCAACGAGCGCTCCGTGGGCGCGCTGCTCGACCAGCTCCACTGGCGCGGCGCCCGCATCGTCTACGCGCAGGTGGAGCCCGGCGTGCACGTCTCCGGACATGCCAGCCGCCCCCAGCAGCGCCGGGTGCTCGAACTGATCCGCCCCAGGAACTTCATCCCCGTGCATGGGGAAGTCCGGCACCTGCACCGACACCTGACCACCGCGCGCGAGGCCGGCATGGCGGCGGAGGGCCTGCTGCTGGCCCACGACGGGGACGTGGTGACGTTCGAGGAGGGACGGGGCCGCTTCACTGGCAGCGTGCCTTCAGGGCGCCTCATGATGGAGCGCTCCGGGGACGGGGTGGTGACGCCGGAGACGCTGGTGGAGCGCAACCGGCTGGCGGAAACGGGTGTGGTGGCCGCTGCGGTGGTGCTGAGGCGCGACACCCAGGCGCTGGTGGCGGGGCCCCAGCTGTCCGGCCAGGGCCTCAGCCCGGACGAGCAGGGCGTGCTGGCCCGGGTGGCCCAGGACGCGCGGGCCTTCTTCGAGGAGCTCAACCCCCTGCTCCGGGGGGACGACGCCCTGGTCCGGGAGGAGCTCACGAAGGCGGTGAAGCGGGCCTTCAAGCAGCACACCTCGCGGCGCACCCTGGTGGTGCCCTTGGTCGTCCGGGTGTAG
- a CDS encoding BlaI/MecI/CopY family transcriptional regulator translates to MPVTKPPSVEESKPLTPVELELMQLVWRLGEVSVADVLAALPPERKLAYTSVSTVLRILEQKGVVQSRKEGRGHLYSARLSREAYEAQSVRHLVATVFDGTPSSLVARLVEAVPLSAEEVEQIRKLLGRKGGRG, encoded by the coding sequence ATGCCCGTGACGAAGCCGCCGTCCGTCGAGGAGTCCAAGCCGCTCACGCCCGTGGAGCTGGAGCTGATGCAGCTCGTGTGGAGGCTGGGGGAGGTGAGCGTGGCGGACGTGCTCGCGGCGCTGCCGCCGGAGCGCAAGCTGGCCTACACGTCGGTGTCCACGGTGCTGCGCATCCTGGAGCAGAAGGGCGTGGTGCAGAGCCGCAAGGAGGGGCGGGGGCACCTGTACTCGGCGCGGCTGTCTCGCGAGGCCTACGAGGCCCAGAGCGTGCGCCACCTGGTGGCGACGGTGTTCGACGGGACGCCGTCGTCGCTCGTGGCTCGGCTGGTGGAGGCGGTGCCGCTGTCCGCGGAGGAGGTGGAGCAGATCCGCAAGCTGCTGGGCCGCAAGGGAGGCCGGGGATGA
- a CDS encoding M56 and MltD domain-containing protein produces MSAFVRDVLAAYLTAAVLVAVGFGLLRAALALGMERRLDARQTLRVGRVTLGLAVLLPFVALAAREWMPSAPLFKFERSLVGYSAPLVLVEARPVLGAVPETRSPGADLPWARVGVGLVGVGALAFLAWELRRYARLRRKLETLPVLRRVGRVRVVLGDAADGAFSVWFPGGGAWAVVPAEVLEDSEALRLTVRHELQHHRQRDTVFAYARLGFDSAFFWNPFARAFSRWLAERQEFACDEALVTVKHVSADAYARCLLQASLRVPVALSLPAGVTGMSHPTVRRIHMLFQPRPRSSVRTLGLSLSLALVLTPLALWAQGTVRGRAVSLTEARALAEAGQKVGDLPVVVDAAVVEQLNKFVTTRKGRDFMRKALANLQEHREAMTGTLRSRSLPEGLLAVAMVESAVSNLPETSREPSMAPGPRGAGVWMFIPETARRYGLKVEAGRDERLDVARETEAAAALFQALYERYGDWRLALAAYNQGEGVVDRVLAESGVRDVSELVRTGKLNGYTATVQAGVLLLRNPHLLD; encoded by the coding sequence ATGAGCGCCTTTGTCCGGGACGTGCTGGCCGCGTACCTCACGGCGGCGGTGCTGGTGGCGGTGGGCTTCGGGCTCTTGCGCGCGGCGCTGGCGTTGGGGATGGAGCGGAGGCTGGACGCGCGGCAGACGCTGCGCGTGGGGCGGGTGACGCTGGGGCTGGCGGTGCTCCTGCCGTTCGTGGCGCTCGCGGCGCGGGAGTGGATGCCGTCGGCGCCGCTCTTCAAGTTCGAGCGTTCCCTGGTGGGCTACTCCGCGCCGCTGGTGCTTGTCGAAGCGCGGCCCGTGCTTGGCGCCGTGCCGGAGACGCGGTCCCCGGGCGCGGACCTGCCGTGGGCGAGGGTCGGAGTGGGGTTGGTAGGCGTGGGGGCGTTGGCGTTCCTGGCGTGGGAGCTGCGGCGGTATGCGCGCTTGCGGCGGAAGCTGGAGACGCTGCCGGTGCTTCGCCGCGTGGGTCGGGTGCGCGTGGTGCTGGGGGACGCGGCGGACGGCGCGTTCTCCGTGTGGTTTCCCGGCGGCGGCGCGTGGGCGGTGGTTCCCGCTGAGGTGTTGGAGGACTCGGAGGCGCTCCGGCTCACGGTGCGGCACGAGCTGCAACACCACCGGCAGCGGGACACGGTGTTTGCCTATGCGCGGCTGGGGTTCGACAGCGCCTTCTTCTGGAATCCGTTCGCTCGGGCGTTCTCGCGGTGGTTGGCGGAGCGTCAGGAGTTCGCCTGTGACGAGGCGCTCGTCACGGTGAAGCACGTGTCCGCGGATGCGTATGCGCGGTGCCTGTTGCAGGCGTCGCTGCGTGTCCCGGTAGCCCTTTCTCTTCCCGCCGGTGTCACCGGCATGTCCCACCCCACCGTCAGGAGGATCCACATGCTGTTCCAGCCTCGTCCCCGTAGCTCCGTGCGCACCCTGGGTCTGTCGTTGTCGCTCGCGTTGGTGCTCACGCCGCTGGCGTTGTGGGCGCAGGGCACGGTGCGGGGACGCGCGGTGTCGCTGACGGAGGCGCGTGCGCTGGCGGAGGCGGGGCAGAAGGTGGGGGACCTGCCGGTGGTGGTGGATGCCGCCGTAGTCGAACAGCTCAACAAGTTCGTCACCACGCGGAAGGGCCGCGACTTCATGCGCAAGGCGCTGGCGAACCTCCAGGAGCACCGAGAGGCGATGACGGGCACGCTGCGCTCGCGCTCCCTGCCGGAGGGGCTGCTCGCGGTGGCGATGGTGGAGTCGGCGGTGAGCAACCTGCCGGAGACGTCTCGCGAGCCGTCGATGGCGCCGGGGCCGAGGGGTGCGGGCGTGTGGATGTTCATTCCGGAGACGGCGCGTCGCTACGGCTTGAAGGTGGAGGCGGGACGCGATGAGCGGCTGGACGTGGCGCGGGAGACGGAGGCCGCCGCGGCCCTCTTCCAGGCGCTGTATGAGCGCTACGGCGACTGGCGGCTCGCGCTCGCGGCCTACAACCAGGGTGAGGGCGTGGTGGACCGCGTCCTCGCGGAGAGCGGTGTACGCGACGTGAGCGAGCTGGTACGCACCGGCAAGCTCAATGGCTACACCGCCACCGTGCAGGCTGGAGTGCTGCTGCTGCGCAACCCGCACCTGCTCGACTGA
- a CDS encoding AAA family ATPase, which yields MATRKNEDQERLIDRDLTAMAREGKLPAAHGMDTSVTEVLGLLARGGKHPLLAGEPGVGKSALVQEVARRIAEGRVDGDLAQARLVEVSVANILARSTQRQAAESFEELLTHLGRHPCPIVYIRDLPVALGGPLAPVAVRALRTGGLRFIFETEPKRVQELLRADEALAERLHLLPLNEPPLEKARWIVGRVAEELERELRLPIDPAACDLALRLSAKFLLAQHMPRKAIELLKETAAEAAGVARDHVGPEDVLTRFCAATRLPRFVVDDAMPLDLEETERFFGERLLGQTDAVAAVLRSVALLKAGLNDPRRPLGVFLFAGPTGVGKTQLAKLLAEYLFGSADRLVRLNMADYPNDGDESVPFGASWAPALETRRGELSALLDGKVFTVLLLDEFEKAARSVHDRFLQLFDEGTFVNGAGEAVSCNNTLIVATSNVGSEVYREAGLGFAAHKRAEEQVSEVDRRIAEAFRPEFLNRFDAICHFRPLSRVDIRKIAQREVGRVLEREGIRARALDVEVTPEVVDRLVERGYSPQFGARYLQREIEKTLTAALAVEIARRPLPPGTPVRVEARPGGRVVAVAEPVPPPREVTAQLLLPTPKAAAVKRRLDRKSLLIEMDRLVGRARALAESTGRSELEARRAALLAETQAPNLWDDSLRAADVLRAFRTVEAQLGELDRLEAACQFGRRLVREAKNEVQLGSAAKQVEEVAREVQMAEALRAAGATTLDNEALVDICASDASELQDVWVQELATMYLGWAQRRGYEATAVAEADAPARVVVRIAGPGAYGFLAGEAGLHRRLEDEKRQRAYVRVHRGGPLEEVERELLVLEGRPVKSREGEYLQRVRNEVTAKDEATGRVLTLIGAGELDELKGIAARVVAGQGASTDEARRYFLGRGARVEDPRTGAGTPRVKDVMRGELDVFIAAWISRAPPEGSTPMS from the coding sequence ATGGCGACGAGGAAGAACGAAGACCAGGAGCGGCTCATCGACCGCGACCTCACCGCGATGGCGCGCGAGGGGAAGCTGCCGGCCGCCCACGGCATGGACACCTCCGTGACGGAGGTGCTGGGGCTCCTGGCGCGCGGAGGCAAGCACCCGCTGCTGGCGGGCGAGCCCGGCGTGGGCAAGAGCGCGCTCGTGCAGGAGGTGGCTCGCCGCATCGCGGAAGGACGCGTGGACGGCGACCTGGCCCAGGCGCGGCTCGTGGAGGTGTCCGTCGCGAACATCCTGGCGCGCAGCACCCAGCGCCAGGCGGCCGAGTCCTTCGAGGAGCTGCTCACCCACCTGGGCCGCCACCCCTGCCCCATCGTCTACATCCGCGACCTGCCGGTGGCCCTGGGCGGCCCCCTGGCGCCGGTGGCCGTGCGCGCGCTGCGCACCGGCGGCCTGCGCTTCATCTTCGAGACCGAACCCAAGCGCGTGCAGGAGCTGCTGCGCGCCGACGAGGCCCTGGCCGAGCGGCTCCACCTGCTGCCGCTGAACGAGCCGCCGCTGGAGAAGGCGCGCTGGATTGTCGGCCGCGTGGCGGAGGAGCTGGAGCGCGAGCTGCGGCTGCCCATCGACCCGGCCGCGTGCGACCTGGCGCTGCGGCTGTCCGCGAAGTTCCTCCTGGCGCAGCACATGCCGCGCAAGGCCATCGAGCTGCTCAAGGAGACGGCGGCGGAGGCCGCGGGCGTGGCGCGCGACCACGTGGGGCCGGAGGACGTGCTCACCCGCTTCTGCGCCGCCACGCGCCTGCCCCGCTTCGTCGTGGACGACGCGATGCCGCTGGACCTGGAGGAGACGGAGCGCTTCTTCGGGGAGCGGCTGCTCGGCCAGACGGACGCGGTGGCCGCGGTGCTGCGCTCGGTGGCGCTGCTCAAGGCGGGGCTCAACGACCCGCGCCGCCCGCTGGGCGTGTTCCTCTTCGCCGGGCCCACGGGCGTGGGCAAGACGCAGCTGGCGAAGCTGCTGGCGGAGTACCTCTTCGGCTCCGCCGACAGGCTGGTGCGCCTGAACATGGCGGACTACCCCAACGACGGCGACGAGAGCGTCCCCTTCGGCGCGTCGTGGGCGCCCGCGCTGGAGACGCGGCGTGGAGAGCTGTCCGCGCTGCTCGACGGCAAGGTGTTCACCGTGCTGCTGCTGGACGAGTTCGAGAAGGCCGCGCGCAGCGTGCACGACCGCTTCCTCCAGCTCTTCGACGAGGGCACCTTCGTCAACGGCGCGGGTGAAGCGGTGTCGTGCAACAACACGCTCATCGTGGCCACGTCCAACGTGGGCTCGGAGGTGTACCGCGAGGCGGGCCTGGGCTTCGCCGCGCACAAGCGCGCCGAGGAGCAGGTGTCGGAGGTGGACCGCCGCATCGCGGAGGCCTTCCGCCCGGAGTTCCTCAACCGCTTCGACGCCATCTGCCACTTCCGTCCGCTGTCGCGCGTGGACATCCGCAAGATTGCCCAGCGCGAGGTGGGCCGCGTGCTGGAGCGCGAGGGCATCCGCGCCCGCGCCCTGGACGTGGAGGTGACACCGGAGGTGGTGGACCGGCTGGTGGAGCGCGGCTATTCGCCGCAGTTCGGCGCGCGCTACCTGCAGCGTGAAATCGAGAAGACGCTCACCGCGGCGCTCGCGGTGGAGATCGCGCGCAGGCCGCTGCCGCCGGGCACGCCCGTGCGCGTGGAGGCCCGTCCGGGAGGCCGCGTGGTCGCGGTCGCGGAGCCCGTGCCACCGCCCCGCGAGGTGACGGCGCAGCTGCTGTTGCCCACGCCAAAGGCCGCGGCGGTGAAGCGCCGGCTGGACCGCAAGTCGCTGCTGATTGAAATGGACCGGCTGGTGGGCCGTGCGCGCGCGCTCGCGGAGTCCACGGGACGGTCGGAGCTGGAGGCACGCCGCGCGGCGCTGCTCGCGGAGACTCAGGCGCCCAACCTCTGGGACGACTCGCTGCGCGCGGCGGACGTCCTCCGCGCCTTCCGCACGGTGGAGGCGCAGCTGGGAGAGCTGGACCGCCTGGAGGCCGCGTGCCAGTTCGGGCGCCGGCTGGTGCGCGAGGCGAAGAACGAGGTGCAGCTGGGCTCCGCCGCGAAGCAGGTGGAGGAGGTCGCGCGCGAGGTCCAGATGGCGGAGGCACTGCGGGCCGCCGGGGCCACGACGTTGGACAACGAGGCGCTGGTGGACATCTGCGCCAGCGACGCGTCGGAGCTGCAGGACGTGTGGGTGCAGGAGCTGGCCACCATGTACCTGGGCTGGGCGCAGCGCCGGGGCTACGAGGCCACCGCCGTCGCGGAGGCGGACGCTCCCGCGCGCGTGGTGGTGCGCATCGCAGGGCCAGGCGCGTATGGGTTCCTCGCGGGAGAGGCGGGGCTGCACCGCCGCCTGGAGGACGAGAAGCGCCAGCGCGCGTACGTGCGCGTGCACCGGGGCGGACCGCTGGAGGAGGTGGAGCGGGAGCTGCTGGTGCTGGAGGGCCGGCCGGTGAAGAGCCGCGAGGGCGAGTACCTCCAACGCGTGCGCAACGAGGTCACCGCGAAGGACGAGGCCACGGGCCGCGTGCTCACGCTCATTGGCGCCGGGGAGCTGGACGAGCTCAAGGGCATCGCCGCGCGCGTCGTCGCCGGCCAGGGCGCCAGCACCGACGAGGCCCGCCGCTACTTCCTGGGCCGTGGAGCACGCGTGGAGGATCCACGCACGGGCGCGGGGACGCCTCGCGTGAAGGACGTGATGCGAGGCGAATTGGATGTGTTCATCGCCGCGTGGATCTCCCGTGCGCCGCCGGAAGGCTCCACGCCGATGTCCTGA
- a CDS encoding HNH endonuclease gives METLVLSQSYEPVARIPWQRAVMLLVQGKVEVVEEYEDRVIRSVTVELRMPSVIRFVRALWKGPRGVRFSRENVYQRDQCRCQYCGRKVTRPEATYDHVLPRAQGGRTSWDNIVIACVPCNQKKGNRTPAQARMTLRTVPAKPKRLPDALVVSFLMEKGLPLSWRKFLRDVAYWHTELEA, from the coding sequence ATGGAAACGCTGGTGCTGAGCCAGTCCTACGAACCCGTCGCACGCATCCCGTGGCAACGCGCCGTCATGCTGCTCGTCCAGGGCAAGGTGGAGGTCGTCGAGGAGTACGAAGACCGCGTCATCCGCTCGGTGACGGTGGAGCTGCGCATGCCGTCCGTCATCCGCTTCGTGCGCGCCCTGTGGAAGGGCCCGCGCGGCGTGCGCTTCAGCCGCGAGAACGTCTACCAGCGCGACCAGTGCCGCTGCCAGTACTGCGGCCGCAAGGTGACCCGCCCGGAGGCCACGTACGACCACGTGCTGCCGCGCGCGCAGGGTGGCCGCACGAGCTGGGACAACATCGTCATCGCCTGCGTGCCCTGCAACCAGAAGAAGGGCAACCGCACCCCGGCGCAGGCGCGGATGACGCTGCGCACCGTGCCCGCGAAGCCGAAGCGGCTGCCGGACGCACTGGTCGTGTCGTTCCTCATGGAGAAGGGCCTGCCCCTGTCCTGGCGCAAGTTCCTGAGGGACGTGGCCTACTGGCACACGGAGCTGGAAGCGTAA
- a CDS encoding quinone oxidoreductase family protein, producing the protein MKAIRYHQVGGPEVLRWEDAPEPVPGPGQVLVRVHAAGVNFADTERRRGLYDAQAPLPRILGSEAAGVVREVGPGVDASWVGRRVVALTKQAYAEAALAPVGELLVLPPEVSFEEAAALLVQGLTAYHVVHTVGRVEAGQTVLIHAAAGGVGLLAVQLAKAAGARVIGTVSGEAKAKLARDVGADAIIRYDQEDVAASVRELTQGRGVERVLDSVGASTWQASLDALAPFGHLVSYGNASGHPPHVEVELLYAKSLTVGAYWLHTPTPPEVQRKAREALLAEVVAKRLRIVVGLTLPLSRAEEAHRQLEGRNTVGKVVLLGAD; encoded by the coding sequence ATGAAAGCCATCCGCTACCACCAGGTGGGAGGGCCGGAGGTCCTCCGTTGGGAGGACGCGCCGGAGCCCGTGCCCGGTCCGGGACAGGTCCTCGTGCGAGTCCATGCCGCGGGCGTGAACTTCGCGGACACCGAGCGCCGCCGGGGGTTGTACGACGCCCAGGCGCCCCTGCCGCGCATCCTGGGCAGCGAGGCCGCGGGCGTGGTGCGAGAGGTGGGGCCGGGTGTGGACGCCTCCTGGGTGGGCCGCCGCGTGGTCGCCCTGACGAAGCAGGCCTACGCGGAGGCCGCGCTCGCGCCGGTGGGCGAGCTGCTGGTGCTACCGCCGGAGGTGTCCTTCGAAGAGGCCGCGGCGCTGCTGGTGCAGGGGCTGACGGCGTACCACGTGGTGCACACCGTGGGGCGCGTGGAGGCGGGGCAGACGGTGCTCATCCACGCGGCGGCCGGAGGCGTGGGGCTGCTCGCGGTGCAGCTGGCGAAGGCGGCGGGCGCGCGGGTCATTGGCACGGTGTCGGGCGAGGCGAAGGCGAAGCTCGCGCGGGACGTGGGCGCGGACGCCATCATCCGCTACGACCAGGAGGACGTCGCGGCGAGCGTGCGTGAGCTGACGCAGGGGCGCGGCGTGGAGCGCGTGCTGGACTCGGTGGGCGCGAGCACCTGGCAGGCCAGCCTGGACGCGCTGGCGCCCTTCGGCCACCTGGTGAGCTACGGCAACGCCAGCGGCCATCCGCCGCACGTGGAGGTGGAGTTGCTCTACGCGAAGTCGCTCACCGTGGGCGCCTACTGGCTGCACACGCCCACGCCCCCGGAGGTGCAGCGCAAGGCGCGTGAGGCGCTCTTGGCGGAGGTCGTGGCGAAGCGCCTGCGCATCGTGGTGGGCCTGACGCTGCCGCTGTCCCGCGCGGAGGAGGCCCACCGCCAGCTGGAGGGACGGAACACGGTGGGCAAGGTCGTGCTGCTGGGCGCGGACTGA
- a CDS encoding MFS transporter, whose amino-acid sequence MRAHRFHYAWVMAAAIFVVLLCAAGVRATPSVFIVPLEREFGWSRALVSSAVSVNLVLYGLVGPFAAALMQKFGIRRTTLVSLCIIAVGVALTNFIRAPWQLLLFWGVLVGLGTGTTAMVLGATVVQRWFVARRGLVMGVLTASTATGQLVFLPLLAMLVEHHGWRVVSFTVAGVVAGVIPLVAWLVRDRPSDVGLKPYGAAPEDEEVKPSSVNPLANALGALGRASRKRDFWLLAGSFFICGATTNGLVGTHLIPACMDHGIPEVRAAGLLALMGIFDLVGTTASGWMSDRFDNRWLLFWYYGLRGLALLYLPSAFEMSLFGLPLFAVFYGLDWIATVPPTVRLTTQTVGAEDGPIAFGWVVAAHQVGAGLGALGAGVIRTSLETYTPAWVVAGVICLAAALVVLRIGRGTASSPPVVGAPATH is encoded by the coding sequence ATGAGGGCACACCGGTTTCATTATGCGTGGGTGATGGCCGCGGCCATCTTCGTGGTGCTCCTGTGCGCGGCGGGCGTGCGGGCGACCCCGAGCGTCTTCATCGTCCCGCTGGAGCGGGAGTTCGGCTGGAGCCGGGCCCTCGTCTCCTCGGCCGTGTCGGTGAACCTGGTGCTCTACGGGCTGGTGGGGCCGTTCGCCGCGGCGCTGATGCAGAAGTTCGGCATCCGGCGCACGACGCTCGTGTCCCTCTGCATCATCGCGGTGGGCGTGGCGCTGACGAACTTCATCCGCGCGCCCTGGCAGCTGCTGCTCTTCTGGGGCGTGCTGGTGGGGCTGGGCACGGGGACGACGGCGATGGTGCTGGGCGCCACGGTGGTGCAGCGCTGGTTCGTCGCGCGGCGAGGGCTGGTGATGGGTGTGCTGACCGCGAGCACGGCCACGGGGCAGCTGGTGTTCCTGCCGCTGCTCGCGATGCTGGTGGAGCACCACGGCTGGCGCGTCGTGTCCTTCACCGTGGCGGGCGTGGTGGCGGGCGTGATTCCGCTGGTCGCATGGCTCGTGCGCGACCGGCCGTCGGACGTGGGGCTGAAGCCCTACGGGGCCGCGCCGGAAGACGAGGAGGTGAAGCCCTCCAGCGTCAATCCCCTGGCCAACGCGCTGGGGGCGCTGGGACGGGCCTCGCGCAAGCGGGACTTCTGGCTGCTCGCGGGGAGCTTCTTCATCTGCGGCGCGACGACGAACGGGCTGGTGGGCACGCACCTGATTCCGGCGTGCATGGACCACGGCATCCCGGAGGTACGCGCGGCGGGGCTGCTCGCGCTGATGGGCATCTTCGACCTGGTGGGCACGACGGCGAGCGGCTGGATGTCGGACCGCTTCGACAACCGCTGGCTGTTGTTCTGGTACTACGGCCTGCGCGGACTGGCGTTGCTCTACCTGCCGAGCGCCTTCGAGATGTCCCTCTTTGGCCTGCCGCTGTTCGCGGTGTTCTACGGCCTGGATTGGATCGCCACGGTGCCGCCGACGGTGCGCCTGACGACGCAGACGGTGGGCGCGGAGGACGGGCCTATCGCCTTCGGCTGGGTGGTGGCCGCGCACCAGGTGGGCGCGGGCCTGGGAGCGCTGGGCGCGGGCGTCATCCGCACGTCGCTGGAGACGTACACGCCCGCCTGGGTCGTCGCGGGCGTCATCTGCCTCGCGGCGGCGCTGGTGGTGCTGCGCATCGGGCGCGGCACCGCTTCGTCACCGCCGGTGGTGGGCGCGCCCGCGACGCACTGA
- a CDS encoding MarR family winged helix-turn-helix transcriptional regulator, which produces MSQDDLQRTLCNCLALRQASRHVTQFYDQVLAPSGLRTTQYSILHRVQSQGPLTVNALADQLVMDPSTLTHNLRPLLKDGFVVLEVGRTDRRQRAIAITPEGQGVYRKARPLWLRAQADFERAVGDTQASALRDLLAAVSRTGLGEAEAKTEAPPAPKRAARRSR; this is translated from the coding sequence ATGTCCCAAGACGATCTCCAGCGCACCCTCTGCAACTGCCTGGCGCTGCGGCAGGCCAGCCGCCATGTCACGCAGTTCTATGATCAGGTGCTCGCGCCCAGCGGCCTCCGGACGACGCAGTACTCCATCCTCCACCGCGTCCAGTCCCAGGGCCCGCTGACCGTGAACGCGCTGGCGGATCAGCTCGTCATGGACCCGTCCACGCTCACCCACAACCTGCGGCCCCTGTTGAAGGACGGCTTCGTGGTGTTGGAGGTGGGCCGCACCGACCGGCGCCAGCGCGCCATCGCCATCACGCCGGAAGGGCAGGGCGTCTACCGCAAGGCCCGGCCCCTGTGGCTGCGCGCCCAGGCGGACTTCGAGCGCGCCGTGGGCGACACCCAGGCCTCCGCCCTGCGGGACCTGCTGGCCGCCGTCTCCCGGACGGGACTGGGCGAAGCCGAAGCGAAGACGGAAGCTCCTCCCGCTCCGAAGCGCGCTGCCCGTCGTAGCCGCTGA